A DNA window from Streptococcus sp. LPB0220 contains the following coding sequences:
- a CDS encoding ComF family protein has product MKECLLCTKELKTGEHFIDLIIMNQQEEWICKECKEGFEQIGEIHCPRCYKDKEEKVCKDCEYWIQKGNMVEHEALYRYNAAMKDYFKRYKFEGDRLLGMVFACEIKKALKKYKSYTIIPTPISHEKKQERGFNQVSTILDFAEIKYNSLFQKEDTLAQSKKTREERLKTTQHFQLKGEISEKQKYLIFDDIYTTGKTIELMKRLLIEKGVKEIKTFSIAR; this is encoded by the coding sequence TTGAAAGAATGTCTGCTTTGTACTAAAGAGTTGAAAACTGGTGAACATTTCATAGATCTTATAATTATGAATCAACAAGAAGAATGGATTTGTAAAGAATGCAAAGAAGGCTTCGAACAAATTGGCGAAATCCATTGTCCTAGATGTTATAAAGATAAGGAGGAGAAAGTATGTAAAGATTGCGAATACTGGATACAAAAGGGGAATATGGTAGAACATGAAGCATTATATAGATATAATGCAGCAATGAAGGACTATTTCAAACGATATAAATTTGAAGGAGATCGTTTATTAGGAATGGTATTTGCATGTGAAATCAAAAAAGCCTTGAAAAAGTATAAAAGCTATACGATAATACCGACTCCAATCAGCCATGAAAAAAAGCAGGAAAGAGGATTCAATCAAGTATCGACTATACTAGATTTTGCAGAGATAAAGTACAACAGTCTATTCCAAAAAGAAGACACTTTAGCCCAATCAAAAAAAACAAGAGAAGAAAGATTAAAAACCACTCAGCACTTTCAATTAAAAGGAGAAATTTCAGAAAAGCAGAAATATCTAATCTTCGATGATATCTACACAACGGGCAAAACAATCGAATTAATGAAGCGCCTACTAATTGAAAAAGGTGTGAAAGAAATAAAGACATTTTCAATCGCAAGGTAA
- the hpf gene encoding ribosome hibernation-promoting factor, HPF/YfiA family, which produces MIKYSIRGENLEVTEAIRDYVVSKLEKIEKYFQADQELDARVNLKVYREKTAKVEVTIPLGSITLRAEDVSQDMYGSIDLVVDKIERQIRKNKTKIEKKNRVKSGAGKLFTDAVVEEAATTEKVVRSKTIDLEPMDLDEAILQMDLLAHDFFIYRDAEDNTTNVIYRREDGDIGLLEVKE; this is translated from the coding sequence ATGATTAAATATAGTATCCGTGGTGAAAACCTAGAAGTAACAGAAGCCATTCGCGACTATGTCGTTTCTAAACTCGAAAAGATTGAAAAATATTTTCAGGCAGATCAAGAGCTAGACGCTCGAGTAAACTTAAAAGTTTACCGTGAAAAGACCGCAAAAGTAGAAGTAACCATTCCACTTGGATCTATTACACTGCGTGCAGAAGATGTCTCTCAAGATATGTACGGTTCAATTGATCTGGTTGTAGATAAAATTGAACGTCAAATTCGTAAGAATAAAACAAAAATCGAAAAGAAAAATCGTGTTAAATCTGGTGCAGGTAAATTGTTTACCGATGCAGTTGTAGAAGAAGCAGCAACCACAGAAAAAGTTGTTCGCTCAAAAACAATTGATCTAGAACCAATGGATTTAGATGAAGCGATCCTTCAAATGGATCTATTAGCACACGATTTCTTCATTTATCGTGATGCAGAGGATAACACAACAAATGTGATCTACCGTAGAGAAGATGGAGACATCGGTCTATTGGAAGTAAAAGAATAG